One stretch of Muribaculum intestinale DNA includes these proteins:
- the nfo gene encoding deoxyribonuclease IV, whose protein sequence is MKYIGAHVAVDKGVSSAPVNAHSIGAKAFSLFTRNPSRWKSAPISAAETEKFRMRCEEFGYTSEHILPHDSFLINLGSPDIDKLAVSRNAFIDELQRCEQLGLTMLNFHPGSHLNQIGIDECLDRIAESLNIALDQTSGVKAVIENTAGQGSNLGHSFEQIARIIDGVEDKGRVGVCIDSCHAFAAGYNLATPEGYEAMWKEFDTVIGRDYLSGMHINDSKKGLGSRVDRHEVSGSGMIGLGFFEMLVNDPRLDNIPLILETPDDVHWSEEIRMLYSLIH, encoded by the coding sequence ATGAAATATATCGGAGCACATGTAGCGGTCGACAAGGGTGTAAGTAGTGCGCCTGTCAATGCCCATTCCATAGGTGCCAAGGCGTTTTCCCTTTTTACCCGCAATCCGTCGAGATGGAAGTCGGCACCTATATCCGCCGCTGAGACCGAGAAGTTCAGGATGCGGTGCGAGGAGTTTGGATACACTTCCGAACATATTCTTCCCCACGATAGCTTTCTTATTAATCTGGGTAGTCCGGATATCGATAAACTCGCGGTGTCGCGCAATGCATTTATTGACGAACTGCAGAGGTGTGAGCAGCTGGGGCTGACAATGCTTAACTTTCATCCGGGTAGCCATCTCAACCAAATTGGGATTGACGAGTGTCTCGACCGTATCGCGGAATCGCTCAACATTGCATTGGACCAGACATCAGGTGTAAAGGCCGTGATAGAGAATACAGCCGGCCAGGGCAGCAATCTCGGCCACAGCTTTGAGCAGATAGCGCGTATTATCGATGGTGTCGAAGACAAGGGCCGTGTAGGCGTATGTATCGATTCTTGCCATGCTTTTGCAGCAGGATATAATCTTGCCACTCCTGAGGGCTATGAGGCAATGTGGAAAGAGTTTGACACAGTCATAGGGCGCGATTATCTCAGCGGAATGCATATAAACGACAGTAAGAAAGGGCTTGGCTCGCGGGTCGACCGTCATGAAGTGAGCGGCAGCGGCATGATTGGGCTCGGATTTTTCGAGATGCTTGTCAATGACCCGCGTCTTGACAACATACCTCTGATACTTGAGACACCCGACGATGTGCATTGGTCGGAGGAGATACGGATGCTGTACTCTTTGATTCATTAG
- a CDS encoding aspartate-semialdehyde dehydrogenase, translated as MKIAIVGASGAVGQEFLRTLDQQNFPIDELLLFGSSRSAGRTYTYRGKEIIVKELTRNADDFKGVDIAFASAGAGTSREYADVITANGTLMIDNSSAFRMDADVPLVVPEVNGMDAFDTPRNIIANPNCTTIQMVVALKPINDISPIRRVHVSTYQAASGAGASAMAELLEQHAQLTRGEEPTVEKFAYQLAYNVIPQIDVFTDNGYTKEEMKMYHETKKIMHAPSLEVSATCVRVPVMRAHSEAIWVETEQPVSLEDARQALEKAEGIVMLDDPANKQYPMPLDIADKDPVYVGRLRKDLTCDRGLSFWIVGDQIKKGAALNAVQIAQYLIANGWKSKAVR; from the coding sequence ATGAAGATTGCTATTGTAGGTGCAAGCGGAGCCGTGGGACAAGAATTCCTCCGCACACTTGACCAACAGAATTTCCCAATTGACGAGTTGTTGCTGTTCGGCTCAAGCCGTAGTGCAGGTCGGACGTATACATATCGTGGTAAAGAAATCATAGTAAAAGAGCTTACACGTAATGCCGACGACTTCAAGGGTGTCGACATTGCCTTTGCTTCGGCCGGTGCCGGCACATCACGCGAATACGCCGATGTAATCACCGCCAACGGCACACTGATGATTGACAATTCAAGTGCATTCCGCATGGACGCCGATGTGCCTTTGGTAGTACCCGAGGTCAACGGAATGGACGCTTTCGATACTCCCCGCAATATCATAGCCAACCCCAACTGTACCACAATACAGATGGTAGTGGCCTTGAAGCCTATCAATGACATATCTCCGATACGCCGCGTACATGTGTCGACCTATCAGGCCGCCAGCGGCGCCGGGGCATCGGCAATGGCCGAATTGCTTGAGCAGCATGCACAGCTCACCCGCGGCGAGGAGCCCACTGTCGAGAAATTCGCATATCAGCTCGCCTACAACGTCATCCCTCAGATAGATGTGTTTACCGACAACGGCTACACCAAGGAGGAGATGAAGATGTACCACGAGACCAAGAAGATAATGCATGCACCATCGCTCGAAGTGAGCGCCACATGCGTGAGAGTGCCGGTGATGCGCGCCCACTCCGAAGCCATATGGGTAGAGACAGAGCAGCCAGTAAGCCTTGAGGATGCCCGCCAGGCTCTGGAAAAGGCCGAAGGCATAGTGATGCTCGACGACCCCGCCAACAAGCAGTATCCCATGCCGCTTGATATCGCCGACAAGGATCCGGTATATGTAGGCCGTCTGCGCAAGGATCTCACATGCGACCGCGGACTGTCATTCTGGATTGTGGGCGACCAGATTAAGAAGGGCGCCGCGCTCAATGCAGTGCAGATTGCACAGTATCTGATTGCCAATGGCTGGAAGTCAAAGGCAGTTCGATAA
- a CDS encoding DUF3822 family protein has translation MGKCVIDKENVVAPGRCHLILDVDETRLGVTVIDPIVSDPLWRSIELTPALSPSRGAGFVESGSEALVKSLEEAVYDNPVLLSGFSSVEVILHTPWFAMVPPEISADAEMRMTVAEASVPEEAADATMIELPPLSAEAPDFVMYADTRLVDFLRRTFANPMFRHPLEVMCRYFMGTDPLGVSGKMLARFAPRRVDLMAFGNSGPVFANSFECMSPVDAVYFILAVREWLDIGVNGELLLAGDAAMREAVTPVLRKYIGFAMPLPLPSRVASGNVAMPFHAEALAVMYMKNINNPADRPSCE, from the coding sequence ATGGGTAAATGTGTCATAGATAAAGAGAATGTTGTCGCTCCAGGACGGTGTCATCTTATCCTTGATGTGGATGAGACTCGTCTTGGTGTGACAGTCATTGATCCTATTGTCTCCGACCCGCTATGGCGTAGCATTGAGCTGACTCCGGCTCTCTCTCCATCCAGAGGGGCAGGGTTTGTAGAGTCGGGCTCTGAAGCGCTTGTCAAATCGCTTGAAGAAGCTGTATATGACAATCCGGTATTACTGTCGGGATTTTCATCGGTAGAGGTCATACTGCACACACCATGGTTTGCCATGGTGCCGCCGGAAATTTCTGCGGATGCTGAGATGCGGATGACTGTAGCCGAAGCATCTGTGCCTGAAGAGGCCGCCGACGCTACGATGATTGAGCTTCCTCCGCTCTCCGCAGAGGCGCCCGACTTCGTCATGTATGCCGACACCCGGCTTGTCGACTTTCTGAGGCGCACGTTTGCCAATCCTATGTTCCGTCATCCTCTTGAAGTCATGTGCCGGTATTTCATGGGTACGGATCCTCTTGGTGTCTCTGGAAAGATGCTTGCCCGTTTCGCTCCGCGCCGTGTCGATCTTATGGCGTTTGGCAATTCGGGCCCCGTTTTTGCCAATAGTTTCGAATGTATGTCGCCTGTCGATGCTGTATATTTCATACTTGCGGTAAGGGAATGGCTTGATATCGGTGTCAACGGCGAGCTATTGTTGGCCGGAGATGCCGCCATGCGTGAGGCCGTCACCCCCGTCTTGCGCAAATACATCGGATTTGCCATGCCTTTGCCGCTCCCTTCGCGAGTCGCCTCCGGCAATGTCGCGATGCCGTTCCATGCCGAGGCTCTTGCGGTCATGTATATGAAGAATATTAACAATCCTGCTGACAGACCATCATGCGAATAA
- a CDS encoding Ig-like domain-containing protein has protein sequence MTRNESTYMRGILGVILIFILAACASIGHPSGGEYDYTPPVYVKSNPAIGSRNVAASRISIDFDENVQVEDVMTKVVVSPAQKAIPSITANGRRITVDIRDSLIPNTTYTIDFSDAIRDLNEGNVLDGFAIDFSTGDSIDSLRISGMVFEARTLEPAQGMLVGVYSNLSDTALRTLPMERIARTNQLGQFTIRGLRPGEYRIFAINDVNRDYHWDRSEDIAFYDTIISPWAETVVITDTLTTAEGVDSIVTREARDYFPNDILLTWFNEGYQSQYLKDYRRPERKKLTVDFGTRSDSLPELTILNGPLAGASSSQWARLNAVATLDTLEYFITDSAVYGMDSMLVAMRYLRTDTASRLVWGTDTLRFSFKDPKKSKGQLKKEAKERERKIERILKEREEAGDTSKTILPSDTIEIKFLQFSSKSGGTQELARPMWFTTDQPLLVDTIPESIVTFAMMRDTVWDTIPAPRIYRPDSLRLLSFKADYAWAPATKYKLSIDSAGLHGVYGLWNSRTDFEFTTKSLEDYSALFVNVSGTTDSAFVEVLGRDDKPVAVAPVRNGVAEFNYLAPGDYYMRLFIDRNHNGIYDTGTITDSISQPEEVYYYPKKIVLKKNWDVEQSWDIYETAIDLQKPAEIKKNKPKDNKKRRRRPDGSYIDERDENSDEYDDEFDDGYGEMDQFGPGSYNGVRNIGNSRNNSVGGFSRNNRF, from the coding sequence ATGACAAGAAACGAATCTACATACATGCGCGGGATTCTTGGGGTGATACTCATTTTCATCCTTGCCGCCTGTGCCTCCATCGGACATCCGTCGGGAGGTGAATACGACTATACTCCCCCCGTCTATGTGAAAAGTAATCCCGCCATAGGGAGCCGCAATGTAGCCGCAAGCCGTATAAGCATTGATTTTGATGAGAACGTGCAGGTAGAGGATGTCATGACAAAAGTTGTTGTCTCGCCTGCTCAGAAGGCTATTCCCTCGATTACCGCCAACGGCCGCCGCATTACCGTAGACATACGCGACAGTCTTATACCCAACACCACTTATACAATCGATTTCTCCGATGCCATACGCGATCTCAACGAGGGCAATGTGCTTGACGGATTTGCCATTGACTTTTCCACAGGCGACAGCATCGATTCGCTTCGCATATCGGGCATGGTGTTTGAGGCGCGCACTCTCGAACCGGCCCAGGGGATGCTCGTTGGTGTCTACAGCAATCTTTCAGACACCGCTCTCCGTACACTTCCCATGGAGCGCATCGCACGCACCAATCAGCTCGGCCAGTTTACAATACGCGGATTGCGCCCCGGAGAATACCGAATTTTTGCCATCAACGATGTGAACCGCGACTACCATTGGGACCGTTCGGAGGATATCGCATTCTACGACACTATAATAAGCCCCTGGGCGGAGACTGTCGTAATTACCGATACGCTGACGACTGCCGAAGGTGTCGACTCGATAGTGACACGTGAGGCGCGCGACTATTTTCCGAACGACATACTCCTAACCTGGTTCAACGAAGGCTACCAGTCGCAGTACCTCAAGGATTACCGGCGTCCCGAGCGAAAGAAGCTCACAGTCGATTTCGGCACACGCTCCGACTCATTGCCGGAGCTCACGATACTCAACGGGCCGTTGGCCGGAGCTTCATCCTCGCAGTGGGCTCGGCTCAATGCAGTGGCCACCCTCGATACTCTCGAGTATTTCATCACCGATTCGGCTGTCTATGGTATGGATTCAATGCTTGTGGCAATGAGATATCTGCGCACCGACACTGCCTCGCGCCTTGTATGGGGCACCGATACATTGCGGTTCAGCTTCAAAGACCCCAAAAAGAGCAAGGGTCAGCTGAAAAAAGAGGCGAAAGAGCGCGAGCGCAAGATTGAACGTATACTTAAAGAGCGCGAAGAGGCCGGCGATACGTCAAAGACAATCCTGCCGTCCGATACTATAGAAATCAAATTCCTCCAGTTCTCGTCCAAATCGGGCGGCACCCAGGAACTTGCTCGCCCCATGTGGTTTACCACCGACCAGCCTTTGCTCGTTGACACAATCCCGGAGTCAATCGTCACATTTGCCATGATGCGCGACACTGTCTGGGACACAATCCCGGCACCGCGTATTTATCGTCCGGATTCTCTGCGTCTGTTGAGCTTCAAGGCAGATTATGCATGGGCGCCGGCTACAAAATATAAGCTCTCGATTGATTCGGCGGGACTGCACGGTGTATATGGTCTGTGGAATTCGCGTACCGATTTCGAGTTCACTACAAAATCTCTGGAAGATTACTCTGCTCTTTTTGTCAATGTGTCCGGCACGACCGATTCGGCGTTTGTCGAGGTGCTTGGGCGCGATGACAAGCCGGTGGCTGTCGCGCCGGTCAGAAACGGTGTGGCAGAGTTCAATTATCTCGCGCCCGGCGATTATTATATGCGCCTGTTTATTGACAGAAATCACAATGGCATTTACGATACAGGCACCATTACTGACAGCATCTCGCAGCCCGAGGAGGTATATTACTATCCTAAGAAAATCGTGTTGAAGAAGAATTGGGATGTGGAGCAGTCGTGGGATATCTACGAGACAGCAATCGATCTCCAGAAACCGGCAGAGATTAAGAAAAACAAGCCCAAGGACAACAAGAAGCGCCGACGCCGTCCCGACGGATCATATATTGACGAGCGTGATGAAAACTCCGACGAATATGATGATGAGTTTGACGATGGCTATGGTGAGATGGACCAGTTTGGCCCGGGCAGCTACAACGGCGTACGCAATATCGGCAACAGCCGTAACAATTCTGTAGGCGGATTCTCTCGTAACAATCGTTTCTAA
- a CDS encoding alpha/beta hydrolase family esterase has product MNRFVYLLAAVGLFTLSAKAQILPAYSMEYGDTLRTYSMFIPEGIGKNAPLIVYTHGYSTKPANRVRRDLNEAAAEYGFVVCYPDGAPDSRGKDGWNVGYPSQHTMTVDENDFFAKLLDEVCGRFGVSRSNVFLAGMSNGGDLCYQMAYTRPDLFKAYASVAGLTFEHVYHNEHLTIPVPFLEIHGTADKISMWQGDHANAGGWGPYIPVLLAVAAVAANNRCTTMTTDTIPSRSERLVTRYTYSGAPSGADAVLYRIEGGAHRWGTADVNTSDIICRFFSRYLDR; this is encoded by the coding sequence ATGAATAGATTTGTTTATCTTCTCGCTGCGGTCGGTTTATTCACCCTATCGGCCAAAGCGCAGATACTACCGGCCTACAGTATGGAGTATGGCGACACTTTGCGCACCTACTCGATGTTTATTCCTGAAGGCATAGGCAAAAATGCTCCGCTTATAGTCTATACTCACGGATATTCGACAAAACCGGCAAACAGAGTCCGTCGCGACCTCAACGAGGCCGCCGCCGAATATGGCTTTGTCGTATGTTATCCCGACGGAGCGCCCGACAGCCGCGGTAAGGACGGATGGAATGTCGGTTATCCATCCCAGCATACCATGACCGTCGATGAAAACGACTTCTTCGCAAAACTCCTCGATGAAGTGTGCGGGCGTTTTGGAGTAAGCCGCAGCAACGTATTCCTTGCGGGCATGTCAAATGGCGGTGACCTCTGTTATCAGATGGCGTATACACGTCCCGACCTCTTCAAGGCTTATGCCTCCGTGGCCGGACTCACCTTTGAGCATGTTTACCACAACGAGCACCTTACTATTCCGGTTCCGTTCCTCGAAATTCATGGCACAGCCGACAAGATTTCAATGTGGCAGGGTGACCATGCCAATGCCGGAGGATGGGGGCCATATATCCCAGTGCTGCTCGCAGTGGCCGCAGTGGCCGCCAACAACCGTTGCACAACAATGACAACCGACACCATACCATCGCGTTCGGAGCGTCTGGTGACACGTTACACATATAGTGGAGCACCTTCGGGAGCCGACGCGGTGCTCTACCGTATCGAGGGTGGCGCTCACCGCTGGGGCACTGCCGATGTCAATACTTCCGACATCATCTGCCGGTTCTTTTCCCGCTATCTCGACAGATAG
- the rsmD gene encoding 16S rRNA (guanine(966)-N(2))-methyltransferase RsmD has translation MRIIRGKYGRRRFDVPSNISARPTTDFARENIFNVLENLTDLEDADCLDLFAGTGAISFEFLSRECRHVTAVEKASTQWRFISQVAQRLNVDNFTLIRGDVFRFVATCTGKFDIIFADPPYDLPRFGEIPSLILSSKMLREGTIFVIEHSRNYDFSNLPHFLEHRVYGSVNFSIFRIGDVEPCGAVSSGENV, from the coding sequence ATGCGAATAATACGAGGAAAATATGGACGACGTCGCTTCGACGTCCCGTCGAATATATCGGCCAGGCCGACAACTGATTTCGCACGTGAGAACATATTCAACGTGCTCGAGAACCTCACTGACCTTGAGGATGCCGACTGTCTCGACCTTTTCGCAGGCACGGGAGCCATCAGCTTTGAGTTTTTGTCGAGAGAATGCCGACATGTCACTGCCGTAGAGAAAGCCTCTACACAGTGGCGCTTTATCAGTCAGGTGGCACAACGTCTGAATGTCGATAACTTCACCCTGATACGTGGCGATGTATTCCGCTTTGTTGCCACATGCACCGGCAAGTTTGATATCATCTTTGCCGATCCTCCCTACGACCTTCCGCGTTTCGGTGAGATTCCCTCCTTGATTCTCAGCTCAAAAATGCTGCGTGAAGGCACAATATTTGTCATCGAGCATTCGCGCAACTACGATTTTTCCAATCTGCCGCATTTTCTTGAGCACCGTGTCTACGGCTCTGTCAACTTCTCCATATTTCGTATCGGAGACGTGGAGCCGTGTGGTGCTGTATCTTCAGGCGAAAATGTCTAG
- the pckA gene encoding phosphoenolpyruvate carboxykinase (ATP) has protein sequence MSKIDLAQYGIKDVKEVIYNPSYDELFKAETCPTLEGFEKGVVTELGAVNVMTGVYTGRSPKDKFIVLDDNSRDNVWWTTEEYPNDNKPVTEKTWAAVKEIAINELSGKKLYVVDRFCGANKDTRMAVRFIMEVAWQAHFVTNMFIAPTEEEIKEFKPDFVVYNASKAKVENYKELGLNSETAVVFNTTSREQVIINTWYGGEMKKGMFSMMNYYLPQKGIASMHCSANTDKEGKNTAIFFGLSGTGKTTLSTDPKRLLIGDDEHGWDDNGVFNFEGGCYAKVINLDKESEPDIFNAITRDALLENVTVDAEGKIDFKDKSVTENTRVSYPINHIKSIVEPVSAGPAAKNVIFLSADAFGVLPPVSILTPEQTKYYFLSGFTAKLAGTERGITEPTPTFSACFGQAFLELHPTKYAEELVKKMEKSGAKAYLVNTGWNGTGKRISIRDTRGIIDAILDGAILTAPTKKLPIFDFEIPTELPGVDSTILDPRDTYANPAEWEVKAKDLAARFIKNFKKYENNEAGKALVAAGPQL, from the coding sequence ATGAGCAAGATCGATTTAGCCCAGTATGGCATCAAGGATGTCAAAGAGGTGATCTACAACCCCAGCTATGACGAGCTCTTCAAGGCAGAGACCTGCCCCACACTCGAAGGTTTTGAAAAAGGCGTTGTAACCGAACTCGGCGCCGTAAACGTAATGACCGGTGTATATACCGGCCGTTCGCCCAAGGATAAATTCATCGTACTCGACGATAACTCCCGCGACAATGTATGGTGGACAACCGAGGAATATCCTAACGACAACAAGCCTGTGACTGAAAAGACTTGGGCTGCTGTTAAGGAAATCGCCATCAACGAGCTGTCCGGCAAGAAACTCTATGTTGTCGACCGTTTCTGCGGTGCCAACAAGGATACACGTATGGCTGTCCGCTTCATCATGGAGGTAGCATGGCAGGCTCACTTCGTGACCAACATGTTCATCGCTCCTACAGAAGAGGAAATCAAGGAATTCAAGCCCGACTTCGTTGTTTACAATGCATCGAAGGCTAAGGTTGAAAACTACAAGGAGCTCGGCCTCAACTCCGAGACTGCTGTTGTGTTCAACACAACTTCACGCGAGCAGGTAATCATCAACACATGGTACGGCGGCGAGATGAAGAAAGGTATGTTCTCTATGATGAACTACTATCTCCCCCAGAAGGGTATCGCTTCCATGCACTGCTCGGCCAACACCGACAAGGAAGGCAAGAACACCGCTATCTTCTTCGGCCTCTCAGGCACAGGCAAGACAACCCTTTCTACAGACCCCAAGCGTCTTCTTATCGGTGACGACGAGCACGGATGGGACGACAACGGTGTGTTCAACTTCGAGGGTGGCTGCTATGCCAAGGTTATCAACCTCGACAAGGAGAGCGAACCCGATATCTTCAACGCCATCACACGCGACGCCCTCCTCGAGAACGTTACCGTTGACGCAGAAGGCAAGATTGACTTCAAGGACAAGAGCGTTACCGAGAATACTCGTGTAAGCTATCCCATCAACCACATCAAGAGCATCGTTGAGCCTGTAAGCGCAGGTCCCGCTGCCAAGAATGTTATCTTCCTGTCGGCTGATGCATTCGGTGTGCTTCCTCCCGTTTCAATCCTTACCCCCGAGCAGACCAAGTACTACTTCCTTTCAGGCTTCACCGCCAAGCTCGCAGGTACAGAACGCGGTATCACAGAGCCTACTCCTACTTTCTCTGCTTGCTTCGGCCAGGCATTCCTCGAACTGCATCCTACCAAGTATGCCGAGGAACTTGTCAAGAAGATGGAGAAGAGCGGCGCCAAGGCTTATCTCGTAAACACCGGCTGGAACGGAACCGGCAAGCGTATCTCTATCCGCGACACCCGCGGTATCATCGACGCCATCCTCGACGGTGCCATCCTCACAGCTCCTACCAAGAAGCTCCCCATCTTTGACTTCGAGATTCCCACCGAACTTCCCGGTGTTGATTCCACGATTCTTGATCCCCGCGACACCTACGCCAATCCCGCAGAATGGGAAGTTAAGGCCAAGGACCTCGCAGCACGCTTCATCAAGAACTTCAAGAAGTACGAGAACAACGAGGCCGGCAAGGCTCTTGTTGCCGCTGGTCCCCAGCTCTGA